The Diceros bicornis minor isolate mBicDic1 chromosome 19, mDicBic1.mat.cur, whole genome shotgun sequence genome contains the following window.
AGCCAAGCAATCACTGATTGACATCTCTAACCCAGGACTCTCCCCAGCTCTAGACTCACTGAAGAGCTCCTCTTGGATTTCTTTCAGGCGCTGCTAACTCAGTACCTCTAAAACTGAGTTCGTTATCAACAAGGGTTGAGCTGGACCCCTGGGTATATAGCCCACAACCTGATTCAATATTAAGAACCAGAACTAGAAGAAAGGCTGCCTACCCTGAGAGACCCTCTCAGAGGGTCTTATTTCCTCCTAATGCAGGCCCAAGCCAGCCACCCCACCGTAGTCCTTCCTCAGTTTGTGCCCTGGATATTGGCTATACAGCCTGCCTGTCCCAGGAGCTCCTGCCATCCTTGGACACTTGCCCCAAGAACCACATCCTTCCCTTCCAACGCCCTCTGCTCCCTCACCTGCTACCCCTAAGCTTGCATGTGGTCAGTTAGCCTAGCTGTTTCTAGTCATCACCCCCCTCCCCAGCTCTGGGCGGGCCTCCTTGACTGCCCTGTAGAGGACAAACAGAGGCTTTAAGGGGTCCTCTGGGGCTCACTCCATCCGGATAAAGGGCCATAAGGAGGCTAATCTCTGTTTGCCTCTGTGTGGACAGGAAATATGAGCTGTACAGCATGGACTGGGACCTGAAGGAGGAACTCAGGGACTGCCTCGTGGCTGCCGCGCCCTATGGGGGCCCTATTGGTACATAATCCCTCTACCACCTCATGCTCTGGGACCATGGGATGAACTCAAGGTCCTTGATTCCTGGGGACCTTGTTTTTGGGTTGTTCTTGCTGGCATATGCCACCCTCTCCACCCTACTGAGATGCTTTTAATTCTGGTTCTCATGAGGCCTGCTTCTTATGAAGTGGGCCTGAGGAGCTAGTTTATAAGGTGTGCTTCACATGGGGTGGGCCTACGGAGCTAGGACAGAAGGTCTCTTCTCAAACTGCAGCACTGCTGAGGAACCCGTGGCGGAAGGAGAAGACTGGTAGTGTACGGCCGGTTCTCGAGATCTACTCTGCTTCCGGCGTGCCTCTGGCCAGTCTGCTGGTGAGCGCCCCTGACCtgctctggggctgggggctgggcagggctTCTGTGTCCTGATGAAAACCTCAGGAACCTTCCTCTCCTCTGTAGTGGAAGAGTGGGCCCGTGGTGTCCCTGGGCTGGTCAGCTGAAGAGGAGCTGCTCTGCGTGCAGGAAGACGGTGTAGTACTAGTTTACGGGCTTCATGGTGACTTCCGGAGACACTTCAGCATGGGCAATGTAGGGGCCGCAGGGGGATGGAGAAACGGGATGGAGTCTGTGACCCTGTAGCTCCCTCAACCCATGGCCCTTCTCCCCAGGAGGTGCTCCAGAACCGGGTTCTAGATGCCCGGATCTTCCATACTGAGTTTGGTTCCGGGGTGGCCATCCTCACAGGGGCCCACCGCTTCACCCTCAGTGCCAATGTGGGTGACCTCAAACTCCGCCGGATGCCAGAGGTGCCAGGTGAGTCCTGACACCCCTGAGACAGCATTCACTGCCCACAGATGTGGCTCCAGACCATGGGACCAACAGAGGCAGAAGCTCTGGGCTCTGGTCATCCTGAGGTTGTCCTCTTCCCTGGCGACAGGTCTGCAGAGTGCACCCTCATGCTGGACTGCACTGTGCCAGGACCGAGTAGCACACATTCTTCTGGCTGTGGGGCCTGATCTTTACCTCCTGGACCATGCTGCCTGCTCCGCAGTGGTGAGGGCCCTGAGTGGGAGTGAAATGGGTGAGGGGGCTGGAAGAGGCAGTAAAGAGTCTCTGAGAAGTCAGTATCTCTGGTGTCCTCCATGGCCTTGCCCCAGACTCCCCCTGGCCTGGCCCCAGGAGTGAGCAGCTTCCTGCAGATGGCTGTCTCCTTCACCTACCGACATCTGGCACTCTTCACAGACACGGGCTACATCTGGATGGGGACAGCATCACTCAAGGTGTGATCCTGGGACAACATGGCACCATGCCTTGTCCAGGGAGGATCTGTTGCGGGGAGGGGAAGGGCTTTTCAACCAGACTGGTGATTGCTGAGAGAGGGCCATGACATTCCCTACACCCTTTCAGGAGAAGCTGTGTGAGTTCAACTGCAACGTCCGGGTGCCCCCAAAGCAGATGGTCTGGTGAGGATGGGGGTATTATGCTGGGAGAGGGGGTGGACATAGTCTTGTTTCCTAGTACACTTTGATTCATCCCGTCTGCTGCCAAGCCAAGTAGAGCTTGCATCTTATCTTCTCTGCCAGTGCACACTTGAGGGAAACGCTTGCCTCTCTGTGGGCCTCAGATGCCTTGAGGGCTGAGAACACAGGGTGAGAGGGAAGCAGACAAGCCAGTCAGAGGAATAGGATAAGGGGCAGCAAGCATGTGCAGAGCTGTCCTGAGGCAAAGCAATATAAGCAGTGTGGGAGACGTGGCTGTGGGCCTGGCGTCCTGTGAGTGTCCCAGACATATGCGTGTGTGGTGCTGCCCACAGGTGCAGCCGTCCTCGCAGCAAGGAGAAGGCCGTTGTGGTGGCCTGGGAGAGGCGGCTAATGGTGGTGGGTGATGCACCCGAGAGCATCCAATATCCTTGGAGGGCTGCTGGTAGGGGTGggaggcagaaagaggaggaggtcACCTGCCCTGTCCCATCTCTGGGTGCTTTGGGGAACCTTGACCAAGCTCAAGTTTGTGCTGGACGAAGATTCCTACCTGGTGCCTGAGCTGGACGGGGTCCGCATCTTCTCCCGCAGCACCCACGAGTTCCTGCATGAGGTTCCAGGTGAGGTCCTTACAAGGGCACCACGTGACCCAGGGCAGGGGCTCCTCAGCACCACAGCTGCCCTGGGCCAGTGCCCCAGAGCAGGATCAGGGCGTTGAGGCAGGGCTGGGGGTTCCTTCCCCTCCCACTTCCCTCTCCTACTCACCAACTTCCTCCCCCAGTGGCCAGTGAGGAGATCTTCAAAATTGCGTCAATGGCCCCTGGAGCACTGCTGTTGGAGGCCCAGAAGGAGTATGAGGTAAAGccctgggctgctttttgggtcCCAGGatgctctcctccttcccttacCCCTGATTGGCCCAGCCCCCTACCCCTGCCTGGGCATGGGTGAGCACAACCAGGTGCCACCAGTCAAGAGAGGAGTCCAGGCTGGACATTGGGCTGGCCTGGGGAGGGCTGGCTGAAGGGACATGGTGTCTGCCAGGTGGTGATGGGGAGGGGGACCCCCCACTATTCTCAGCCCAGGCACAAGTCAGGGCTACTATTGAGAGGTCTCAGGGCCCCTCACAGGCAACTGTGGGCTGATATGGGGGGATGTGTGGGCACCTGGGGTGGACTGAGTGGGCTGAAGGGGTTTGCGTTCCAGCCTCTGCAGCCCCTCCAAACCAGCTCACTTGAACTATAGCCCAGAAGGGCTGGGGGCCAGACATGGGGATATTCTCTGTCATGATGCTCTGTCCCTGGCATTCTCCTCCCCCCACACCCCAGAAAGAAAGCCAGAAGGCGGATGAGTACCTGCGGGAGATCCAGGAGCTGGGGCAGCTGACCCAGGCCGTGCAGCAGTGCATCGAGGCTGCGGGACATGAGCACCGGCCAGACATGCAGAAGAGTCTGCTCAGGGTTGGCCTGGATGGCAGGGCTGGAAGGaggggacactgggcaggggtgggTTGGCAGGGGGGGAAGCTCTCCTCTGTTGCCCTCTGGCTCTTCTCAGGCGGCCTCCTTTGGAAAGTGTTTCCTCGACAGATTTCCACCCGACAGCTTCGTGCGCATGTGTCAGGACCTGCGTGTTCTCAATGCCGTTCGGGACTATCACATCGGGATCCCCCTCACCTATAGCCAGTATCCCCAAGCATGCTGGAAGGGTGTTTACAGCCAGGGGTGGCAGGGGATGGGTAAGGGGCTGAAGATGCCACCTGAAGGTCCTCGGCAAATATAGTTATTTCCCAGCTGGATCCTTAACCGAGTAAAATGCAGATACAAGCAGCTCACCATTCCGGTGCTGCTGGACAGGTACAGCAAGCCCGTgggtgctgggaggaggcctggaGGGGGTGGGCATTACAGCCCCTGCTGGGCTCTTGTGCTCACTGCTCCTGACCCATTTCTCTGGGATCTGGGAGGTCTGAGTTACAGTCTGAGGCCACTCTGCCCCCTCTCTCTGCTCACCTCACCCCTGTACTCTTCACCCCCCTTGTCTGCAGGCTTGTGTTGCGGAGGCTTTATCCCCTAGCCATCCAGATATGCGAGTACTTGCGCCTTCCAGAAGTGCAGGGCGTCAGCAGGATCCTAGCCCACT
Protein-coding sequences here:
- the VPS16 gene encoding vacuolar protein sorting-associated protein 16 homolog; the encoded protein is MDCYTANWNPLGDSAFYRKYELYSMDWDLKEELRDCLVAAAPYGGPIALLRNPWRKEKTGSVRPVLEIYSASGVPLASLLWKSGPVVSLGWSAEEELLCVQEDGVVLVYGLHGDFRRHFSMGNEVLQNRVLDARIFHTEFGSGVAILTGAHRFTLSANVGDLKLRRMPEVPGLQSAPSCWTALCQDRVAHILLAVGPDLYLLDHAACSAVTPPGLAPGVSSFLQMAVSFTYRHLALFTDTGYIWMGTASLKEKLCEFNCNVRVPPKQMVWCSRPRSKEKAVVVAWERRLMVVGDAPESIQFVLDEDSYLVPELDGVRIFSRSTHEFLHEVPVASEEIFKIASMAPGALLLEAQKEYEKESQKADEYLREIQELGQLTQAVQQCIEAAGHEHRPDMQKSLLRAASFGKCFLDRFPPDSFVRMCQDLRVLNAVRDYHIGIPLTYSQYKQLTIPVLLDRLVLRRLYPLAIQICEYLRLPEVQGVSRILAHWACYKVQQKDVSDEDVARAINQKLGDTPGVSYSDIAARAYGCGRTELAIKLLEYEPRSGEQVPLLLKMKRSKLALSKAIESGDTDLVFTVLLHLKNELNRGDFFMTLRNQPMALSLYRQFCKHQELETLKDLYNQDDNHQELGSFHIRASYAAEERIEGRVAALQTAADAFYKAKNEFAAKATEDQMRLLRLQRRLEDELGGQFLDLSLHDTVTSLILSGHNKRAEQLARDFRIPDKRLWWLKLTALADLEDWEELEKFSKSKKSPIGYLPFVEICMKQHNKYEAKKYTSRVGPEQKVKALLLVGDVAQAADVAIEHRNEAELSLVLSHCTGATDGATADKIQRARAQAQKK